In a genomic window of Solidesulfovibrio fructosivorans JJ]:
- a CDS encoding glycosyltransferase, with translation MAEPSRPARVVFLLQDLFFGGTQRQALELAARLDRDRFAPEFWMLAGGRDFAPHAARAGIPLTWLCAAPKVTTASLRALWKKLETERPDLLVPLTAVPNIWGRVFGRLRRLPAVVGTCRGGGAIKRQHERWLKNTVAHHIVNAAPLKDALVRLGRPEDKVACIPNGVDTEYFAPPPEEMRPVREVVLCPARYCEDKDHETLLTAFERTVAERPRAELWLVGDGPLRTRVRTLAARSPVRGAIRTYPAAPDPRPFFQQASVVVLSSVREGLPNVILEAMSMGIPVAATAVGGIPDAVEPERTGLLCPPRNPEALGANMARLLADEDLRRQYGENARARVLEQFSMEAMVRRHEAVFTQVLAQAAG, from the coding sequence ATGGCCGAGCCTTCCCGCCCGGCGCGCGTTGTCTTCCTGTTGCAGGACCTTTTTTTCGGCGGCACCCAGCGACAGGCCCTGGAGTTGGCCGCGCGCCTCGATCGCGACCGTTTCGCCCCGGAATTCTGGATGCTGGCCGGCGGCCGGGACTTCGCGCCCCATGCCGCCCGGGCCGGCATTCCGCTCACCTGGCTTTGCGCCGCGCCCAAGGTGACGACCGCTTCGCTTCGCGCCCTGTGGAAAAAGCTCGAAACCGAGCGGCCGGATCTGCTGGTGCCGCTGACCGCCGTGCCCAACATCTGGGGCCGGGTGTTCGGCCGCCTGCGCAGGCTGCCCGCCGTGGTCGGCACCTGCCGGGGCGGCGGGGCCATCAAGCGCCAGCATGAGCGCTGGCTCAAAAACACCGTCGCGCACCACATCGTCAACGCCGCGCCGCTGAAAGACGCGCTCGTGCGCCTGGGCCGGCCCGAAGACAAGGTCGCCTGCATCCCCAACGGCGTGGACACGGAGTATTTCGCGCCGCCGCCCGAGGAGATGCGCCCGGTGCGCGAGGTGGTGCTGTGTCCGGCGCGCTACTGCGAGGACAAGGACCACGAAACGCTGCTTACGGCCTTCGAGCGCACGGTGGCCGAGCGGCCGCGGGCCGAATTGTGGCTGGTCGGCGACGGGCCGCTGCGCACCCGGGTGCGCACGCTTGCCGCCCGCAGCCCGGTGCGCGGGGCCATCCGCACCTATCCCGCCGCGCCCGATCCCAGGCCGTTTTTCCAGCAGGCTTCGGTGGTCGTGCTCTCCTCGGTGCGCGAGGGCTTGCCAAACGTGATCCTGGAGGCCATGAGCATGGGCATACCGGTCGCGGCCACGGCGGTCGGCGGCATCCCGGACGCGGTCGAGCCCGAACGCACGGGGCTGCTCTGCCCGCCGCGCAATCCCGAGGCGCTCGGCGCGAACATGGCCCGGCTGCTCGCCGACGAGGACCTGCGCCGGCAATACGGGGAAAACGCCAGGGCGCGGGTGCTGGAACAATTCTCCATGGAAGCGATGGTCCGTCGTCACGAAGCCGTGTTTACACAGGTGCTGGCGCAAGCGGCCGGGTAA
- the panC gene encoding pantoate--beta-alanine ligase has protein sequence MDIVSDPETLRARCRDWLRGDVATGLVPTMGYLHAGHESLIRLARQKADKVVVSVFVNPTQFGPGEDLDAYPRDLDHDAAVAEAAGADVLFTPKPEAMYAPEAATWVEVPELARHLCGASRPIHFRGVCTVVSKLFLLAFPTFAFFGQKDWQQLAIIRRMTADLGFPVTIVGAPIVREADGLALSSRNVYLTPAERAEAPYINKGLALAADLAAAGERDTAVIAGKVREYWTSHLPSGMVEYLECVHPDRVAPLTRLDGPGLFATAVRFSRARLIDNRLLPAAPGPRS, from the coding sequence TTGGATATCGTCTCCGATCCGGAAACCCTGCGCGCGCGCTGCCGCGACTGGCTGCGCGGCGACGTGGCCACGGGGCTGGTCCCCACCATGGGGTACCTCCACGCCGGCCATGAAAGCCTCATCCGCCTGGCGCGGCAAAAGGCCGACAAGGTCGTGGTCAGCGTCTTCGTCAACCCGACCCAGTTCGGCCCCGGCGAGGATCTGGACGCGTATCCGCGCGACCTGGACCACGACGCGGCCGTGGCCGAAGCCGCCGGCGCGGACGTCCTGTTTACGCCCAAGCCCGAGGCCATGTACGCCCCCGAGGCGGCGACCTGGGTGGAAGTGCCGGAACTGGCCCGCCATCTGTGCGGCGCTTCGCGGCCGATCCACTTCCGGGGTGTATGCACCGTCGTATCCAAGCTGTTCCTGCTCGCCTTCCCGACCTTCGCCTTTTTCGGCCAAAAGGACTGGCAGCAGCTGGCCATCATCCGGCGCATGACGGCGGACCTGGGCTTTCCGGTCACCATCGTGGGCGCGCCCATCGTGCGCGAGGCCGACGGGCTGGCGCTTTCCTCGCGCAACGTCTACCTGACCCCGGCCGAACGCGCCGAGGCCCCATACATCAATAAAGGCCTCGCCCTGGCCGCGGACCTGGCCGCCGCCGGCGAGCGCGACACGGCGGTCATCGCCGGCAAGGTGCGCGAGTATTGGACATCGCACCTGCCTTCAGGCATGGTGGAATACCTGGAGTGCGTGCATCCCGACCGGGTGGCGCCGCTTACGCGCCTGGACGGCCCCGGGCTTTTCGCCACGGCGGTGCGCTTTTCCCGGGCCCGGCTGATCGACAACCGGCTGCTTCCCGCCGCTCCCGGCCCCCGCTCCTGA
- a CDS encoding DEAD/DEAH box helicase: MELKEYQRRVLTVFDAYLDAVTTWRAKARKIILANKDETDRDLIRPVPDFPAKAWDAMRSRGLLPACRAEVPYSSHKDAIGHNVPSVCLKIPTGGGKTLLATSCISQLMGKYVERQTGMVLWIVPNEAIYSQTVKQLKNRDHPYRQMLDRAAAGRVKILEKDSPLCRQDVDTHLCILVLMLQSAGRQSKETLRVFRDRGNVVGFFPNESDAGAHALLAQEVINLDRYEDELGLGPIIKDSLGNVLRFLRPIVIVDEGHKAYSTIAINTVYGFNPRFVLELSATPKDRPRDTPPRFANWLVDVRGIELAEEEMIKVPLNVKINPGSDWRNCLRESLDHLNRLQQQAEDLIADTARYIRPIMLVQVERTGADQRDAGFIHAEDAREFLLTAGLTEAQIAIKTSETNDLHAPENMDLLHPSCQVRVIITKQALQEGWDCPFAYVLCALGANHNLAAMTQLVGRILRQPHAAKTGVQGLDECHVFCLHDRTRDVVEGIKRGLESDGMADLALTITEGGDSSGARQETRTLRRRDSFADLRIFLPKVVWAGGSRLRPLDYEQDVLAGVDWAALDMAELAGRIPLDVREAHSHVTRITVTDGAEGEFFAADSAQEVVEAATFDPVHATRMVTDLIPNPWIARAKVQEFLGGLLAKGFTEERLGHLSSYLIEEMRRFLSVKRDALTESYFKEQVRTGMIQFRLRIDDHSHDWQMPFELETELPESARKACRTDGNPIQKSVFAPVYEDDFNRDELEFACYLDEKKALHWWHRNVVRAGQYSLQGWRRNKVYPDFIFAMSIADGQEKVFVIETKGDQLSGNLDSEYKRKLLHLMADNYHQGRASEAGRLEIQIGKKTSIACDLVLMSEWKTHGWE, encoded by the coding sequence ATGGAACTCAAGGAATACCAGCGCCGCGTTCTGACGGTTTTTGACGCCTATCTCGACGCGGTGACGACGTGGCGGGCCAAAGCGCGCAAAATCATCCTGGCCAACAAAGATGAAACAGACCGGGATTTAATTCGCCCGGTGCCAGATTTCCCCGCCAAGGCTTGGGACGCCATGCGCTCCCGTGGTTTGTTGCCCGCCTGTCGGGCAGAGGTTCCTTATTCCTCCCACAAGGATGCCATTGGCCATAATGTGCCGTCGGTCTGTCTGAAAATCCCAACCGGAGGCGGCAAGACGCTCCTCGCCACGAGTTGCATTTCCCAACTCATGGGCAAATATGTGGAGCGCCAGACCGGCATGGTGCTGTGGATCGTGCCCAATGAGGCCATTTACAGCCAGACAGTCAAGCAGCTCAAAAACCGTGATCACCCCTACCGCCAAATGCTCGACCGTGCAGCCGCCGGCCGTGTCAAGATTCTCGAAAAGGACAGCCCTCTGTGCAGGCAGGATGTGGATACGCACCTGTGCATCCTGGTGCTCATGCTCCAGTCGGCCGGCAGACAAAGCAAAGAAACACTGCGGGTCTTTCGGGACAGAGGAAATGTGGTTGGTTTTTTTCCCAACGAATCGGATGCCGGCGCACATGCCCTGTTGGCGCAGGAAGTGATCAACCTGGATCGGTACGAGGATGAACTCGGACTTGGTCCTATCATCAAAGACAGTCTGGGTAATGTGCTGCGATTCCTGCGACCTATTGTCATCGTGGATGAAGGACACAAGGCCTACTCCACCATAGCCATCAATACGGTCTATGGATTCAATCCGCGCTTCGTGCTGGAACTCTCGGCCACTCCTAAGGATCGCCCGAGAGATACGCCGCCGCGCTTTGCAAACTGGCTGGTAGACGTGCGTGGTATCGAACTGGCCGAAGAAGAAATGATCAAAGTTCCTCTCAACGTGAAGATCAATCCCGGCAGCGACTGGCGCAACTGTCTGCGTGAGAGTCTGGACCACCTAAACCGCCTACAACAGCAGGCCGAAGACCTCATTGCCGACACAGCCCGGTACATCCGCCCAATCATGCTCGTTCAGGTGGAGAGAACCGGAGCTGACCAACGCGATGCTGGTTTCATTCACGCCGAGGATGCCAGGGAATTTTTGCTCACTGCCGGTCTGACCGAAGCGCAGATCGCTATAAAGACCTCGGAAACGAACGACCTTCACGCCCCTGAAAACATGGACTTGCTGCACCCATCCTGCCAAGTCCGAGTTATAATTACAAAACAGGCCTTACAGGAGGGGTGGGATTGTCCCTTTGCCTATGTGCTTTGTGCCCTTGGAGCCAATCACAATCTTGCAGCCATGACCCAACTCGTGGGGCGCATCCTTCGACAGCCCCATGCTGCCAAAACCGGCGTCCAGGGCCTCGATGAATGCCATGTATTTTGCCTGCACGACCGAACTAGGGATGTGGTGGAAGGCATCAAGAGAGGACTGGAAAGCGACGGCATGGCAGATTTGGCCTTGACCATTACGGAAGGAGGGGACAGCAGCGGCGCGCGGCAGGAAACGCGTACCCTCCGACGTCGGGACTCCTTTGCCGATCTACGCATCTTCCTCCCCAAGGTAGTCTGGGCTGGGGGTAGCAGACTACGGCCCCTAGATTACGAACAGGACGTGTTAGCGGGCGTGGATTGGGCGGCCTTAGACATGGCTGAACTGGCCGGACGAATTCCCCTTGATGTGCGGGAGGCCCACAGCCATGTGACGAGGATTACCGTAACCGACGGGGCGGAGGGCGAGTTTTTCGCCGCAGACAGTGCACAAGAGGTGGTGGAAGCGGCGACGTTCGACCCGGTACACGCCACACGCATGGTCACTGACCTTATTCCCAATCCATGGATAGCCCGCGCGAAGGTACAGGAATTCCTGGGCGGATTGCTGGCAAAGGGCTTTACAGAAGAACGGCTGGGACATTTGTCCAGCTATCTTATTGAGGAAATGCGCAGGTTCCTAAGCGTCAAGCGTGATGCTTTGACCGAATCCTATTTCAAAGAGCAAGTCCGCACTGGAATGATCCAATTTCGTCTGCGTATTGATGACCACTCCCATGACTGGCAAATGCCTTTTGAACTGGAAACGGAACTGCCGGAGAGCGCGCGCAAGGCCTGTCGCACGGACGGGAATCCCATCCAAAAAAGTGTTTTCGCTCCGGTTTATGAAGATGATTTCAATAGAGATGAGCTAGAATTCGCCTGTTATCTAGATGAAAAGAAAGCCCTGCATTGGTGGCATCGCAATGTCGTCAGGGCAGGACAATATTCCTTACAAGGCTGGCGACGAAACAAGGTCTACCCAGACTTTATATTCGCAATGTCAATCGCTGACGGCCAAGAAAAAGTTTTTGTTATCGAAACCAAAGGCGACCAGCTTTCTGGCAATCTGGATTCAGAATACAAGCGCAAACTTCTGCACCTCATGGCGGACAATTATCATCAGGGCAGAGCATCCGAGGCCGGGAGGCTGGAAATTCAAATCGGGAAAAAGACAAGCATAGCCTGCGACTTAGTTCTCATGAGTGAGTGGAAAACCCACGGATGGGAGTGA
- a CDS encoding DUF721 domain-containing protein → MLHRLSEAIDRFVADKEAALRRAFVETCRRWETIVGPETAELVRPLGHRRRELLLGATDPVAMQEMLFAAPEILSLVNAALGQEAFDKVRFDLLGSQISLDALRGVPPRFSTPLPTRPESLGRLLGTFDPESPVGRCYAKYVAYFEAGPKPSGKTRRGGRTKAGGAA, encoded by the coding sequence ATGCTCCACCGCCTGTCCGAAGCCATCGACCGGTTCGTGGCCGACAAGGAAGCGGCCCTGCGGCGCGCGTTCGTGGAGACGTGCCGCCGTTGGGAGACGATCGTCGGCCCGGAGACGGCGGAGCTGGTGCGGCCGCTGGGCCATCGCCGGCGGGAGTTGCTTCTTGGCGCGACCGATCCGGTGGCCATGCAGGAGATGTTGTTCGCGGCGCCGGAGATTTTATCCCTGGTCAATGCCGCCCTGGGGCAGGAAGCCTTTGACAAGGTGCGGTTCGACCTGCTAGGGAGCCAAATTTCCTTGGATGCGTTACGGGGCGTCCCCCCGCGTTTTTCCACGCCCCTGCCCACACGGCCCGAGAGCCTGGGCAGGCTTTTGGGGACCTTTGATCCGGAAAGCCCCGTTGGGCGATGTTACGCCAAGTATGTTGCGTATTTCGAGGCCGGGCCGAAGCCGTCCGGCAAGACCCGTCGTGGCGGCCGCACCAAGGCTGGCGGGGCGGCATAA
- the metK gene encoding methionine adenosyltransferase has translation MINAKGRYLFSSESVTEGHPDKVADQISDGILDAILAQDPDAHVACETLVTTGLAFIAGEISTKAYADFPAIVRETVKEIGYNSSTMGFDWETCAVVSSVDKQSVDIAQGVSREKPEEQGAGDQGMMFGFACTETETLMPAPIYWAHKLSRRLTYVRKNKILDFLRPDGKTQVAVEYIDGKPARIDNVVVACQHDENISYQDLADAVRQEVIFHTLPEQMVDKNTKIYINTTGRFVIGGPMGDCGLTGRKIIQDTYGGMGNHGGGAFSGKDPSKVDRSGAYMARYVAKNVVASGAAERCEVQIAYCIGVAEPLSVLVTSMGTSEIPDEELTRAVREVFDLRPYFISKRLDLKRPIYKPTSCYGHFGRERPEFTWERTDAAADIKTALKL, from the coding sequence ATGATCAACGCCAAGGGCCGGTATCTTTTCAGTTCCGAATCCGTGACCGAAGGGCACCCGGACAAAGTCGCGGACCAGATTTCCGACGGGATCCTGGACGCCATCCTGGCGCAGGACCCGGATGCGCACGTGGCCTGCGAGACGCTGGTCACCACCGGCCTGGCCTTCATCGCCGGGGAAATCTCCACCAAGGCCTATGCCGACTTTCCCGCCATCGTACGCGAGACGGTCAAGGAGATCGGCTACAACAGCTCGACCATGGGCTTTGACTGGGAGACCTGCGCCGTGGTCTCCTCCGTGGACAAGCAGTCCGTGGACATCGCCCAGGGCGTTTCCCGCGAAAAGCCCGAGGAGCAGGGCGCCGGCGACCAGGGCATGATGTTCGGGTTCGCCTGCACCGAGACCGAAACCCTCATGCCCGCCCCCATCTACTGGGCCCACAAGCTTTCGCGCCGCCTCACCTACGTGCGCAAGAACAAGATCCTCGACTTCCTGCGCCCCGACGGCAAGACGCAGGTCGCCGTGGAGTACATCGACGGCAAGCCGGCCCGCATCGACAACGTGGTGGTGGCCTGCCAGCACGACGAGAACATCTCGTACCAGGATCTGGCCGACGCCGTGCGCCAGGAAGTCATCTTCCACACCCTGCCCGAGCAGATGGTGGACAAGAACACCAAGATCTACATCAACACCACCGGCCGGTTCGTCATCGGCGGCCCCATGGGCGACTGCGGCCTTACCGGACGCAAGATCATCCAGGACACCTACGGCGGCATGGGCAACCACGGCGGCGGCGCCTTCTCGGGCAAGGACCCGTCCAAGGTGGACCGCTCCGGCGCCTACATGGCCCGGTACGTGGCGAAAAACGTGGTGGCCAGCGGCGCGGCCGAGCGTTGCGAAGTCCAGATCGCCTATTGCATCGGCGTGGCCGAGCCGCTGTCGGTGCTCGTGACCTCCATGGGCACGAGCGAAATTCCCGACGAGGAGCTCACCCGGGCCGTGCGCGAGGTCTTCGACCTGCGCCCCTACTTCATCTCCAAGCGCCTGGACCTCAAGCGGCCCATTTACAAGCCGACGTCCTGCTACGGCCACTTCGGCCGGGAGCGCCCCGAGTTCACCTGGGAGCGCACCGACGCCGCGGCCGACATCAAGACGGCCCTGAAGCTGTAA
- a CDS encoding glycosyltransferase, whose product MTAFAFTVMAVQLVVLTALYLLGRRHVRGGDGPEPMPETCPRLAVIVPVTGDHPGMREAVASLLDQDYPDFTAIFVTATADDPAVSLVKGVAGNDPRLLMVVAGPATRCGQKNHNILAGIRAAATAELFVFCDSSHVADRHFLTNLAAPIIRGDAPMTSGFHKIVPGDGKTGTIGMATTCMALHLLQPIRAITQPWGGAMAISRQAFDRFGLRELWGKNIVDDFSMGPHLHRFGVAAWPVAAACLETPMAGVPLSRWDDWLTRQLLYLKFCIPPGWLVSILAVFVLSAPPVFAALLLIGWCFGWTSPMVGWGALVYAADFLGLGLAYRTLCPRPVGILAWLRGYVATFLMLARCFGRTFVTGSMSWRGISYKVGWGGVVKEIRRG is encoded by the coding sequence GTGACGGCGTTTGCGTTTACGGTCATGGCCGTGCAGCTTGTCGTGCTGACGGCCCTCTACCTGCTTGGCCGCCGCCATGTGCGCGGCGGCGACGGCCCCGAACCCATGCCCGAAACCTGTCCCCGGCTGGCGGTCATCGTACCGGTCACCGGCGACCATCCGGGCATGCGCGAGGCCGTCGCCTCGCTGTTGGACCAGGATTATCCCGATTTCACGGCCATCTTCGTCACGGCCACGGCCGATGACCCGGCCGTTTCCCTGGTGAAAGGGGTGGCCGGGAACGACCCGCGCCTGCTTATGGTCGTGGCCGGCCCGGCCACGCGCTGCGGCCAGAAAAACCATAATATCCTGGCCGGCATCCGGGCGGCGGCGACAGCCGAACTCTTCGTCTTTTGCGATTCGAGCCATGTGGCCGACCGCCATTTCCTCACCAATTTGGCCGCGCCCATCATCCGGGGCGACGCGCCCATGACCAGCGGCTTCCACAAGATCGTGCCCGGCGACGGCAAGACCGGCACCATCGGCATGGCCACCACCTGCATGGCCCTGCACCTGCTCCAGCCGATACGGGCCATCACCCAGCCCTGGGGCGGGGCCATGGCCATCTCGCGCCAGGCATTCGACCGTTTCGGGCTGCGCGAGCTGTGGGGCAAGAACATCGTGGACGATTTCTCCATGGGCCCGCATCTGCATCGCTTCGGCGTGGCCGCCTGGCCCGTGGCCGCCGCCTGCCTGGAAACGCCCATGGCCGGAGTGCCGCTTTCGCGCTGGGACGACTGGCTCACGCGGCAGCTGCTATACCTCAAGTTCTGCATCCCGCCGGGCTGGCTCGTCTCGATCCTGGCGGTCTTCGTGCTGTCCGCGCCGCCTGTGTTCGCGGCGCTCCTTCTCATCGGTTGGTGCTTCGGCTGGACCAGCCCAATGGTTGGCTGGGGCGCGCTGGTCTATGCCGCCGATTTTCTCGGGCTGGGGCTGGCCTACCGCACCTTGTGCCCGCGTCCGGTCGGCATCCTCGCCTGGCTGCGGGGCTACGTGGCCACGTTCCTGATGCTGGCCCGCTGCTTCGGCCGCACCTTCGTCACCGGCTCCATGTCCTGGCGGGGCATCAGCTACAAGGTTGGCTGGGGCGGCGTGGTCAAGGAAATCCGCCGGGGGTAG
- a CDS encoding oligosaccharide flippase family protein → MPQVSPPPKKAARPSYGILNKFAHLAGAQWIHDALHTFFLIYLARLSTSDYGEFMVAFGLASIILFLGEFGLNQPLVSALSKKYSHKGDILAQYTLLKSLLLVTGWFGVVGFIYWQGYTPGLKNLVMVISAGVGLEAVASSFFVAIRVEGRQDLEGRIKVISGVLGYGYAIGLLALGAAPHWIALFKVIENVSNLSGGIWIALKKTDFAGLTLKRKSLARTWATAKHGSVFVLMALAAILYNKANLYFLQSNGGPTKVAQYSVTWEMVDGISIIVSNLLLRSVLYPLFVRLWKNDRREFKRLANNSVRWLIGISIPVMFVLFIESDRLIGLVYGGAYHDAMWMQKWLVGTIICGFVHNLSAYLMMSQGKQRLLLVIYIGGLAVNLALCATLIPTDPLLGTCLAMLLTKAAVAVTTTTYCQATMRIIDVKSMWRIAAACAAGAGLYFATAPLGIREIPEALALVPFVFLILRWKKELAAQKAQAGLA, encoded by the coding sequence ATGCCCCAAGTCTCGCCCCCCCCAAAAAAGGCCGCTCGTCCGTCCTATGGCATTCTCAACAAGTTCGCCCATCTCGCTGGAGCGCAGTGGATTCACGACGCCCTGCACACGTTTTTCCTGATCTACCTGGCCCGGCTTTCCACCAGCGATTACGGTGAATTCATGGTGGCCTTCGGCCTGGCCTCCATCATCCTCTTTCTCGGCGAATTCGGCCTCAACCAGCCTCTGGTGTCGGCCCTCAGCAAGAAATACAGCCACAAGGGCGACATCCTGGCCCAGTACACGCTGCTCAAAAGCCTGCTGCTCGTCACGGGCTGGTTCGGCGTGGTGGGCTTCATCTACTGGCAGGGCTACACACCGGGACTGAAAAACCTGGTCATGGTCATTTCGGCCGGCGTGGGGCTCGAGGCCGTGGCCAGCTCGTTTTTCGTGGCCATCCGCGTGGAAGGCCGGCAGGACCTGGAGGGCCGCATCAAGGTCATCTCCGGGGTCCTCGGCTACGGCTACGCCATCGGGCTTCTGGCCCTCGGCGCGGCGCCACACTGGATCGCGCTCTTCAAAGTCATCGAGAACGTGTCCAACCTGTCCGGCGGCATCTGGATAGCCCTCAAGAAGACCGATTTCGCCGGGCTGACCCTCAAGCGCAAATCCCTGGCCCGCACCTGGGCCACAGCCAAGCACGGCAGCGTGTTCGTGCTCATGGCCCTGGCCGCCATCCTCTACAACAAGGCCAACCTCTATTTCCTGCAAAGCAACGGCGGTCCGACCAAGGTGGCCCAATACAGCGTCACCTGGGAGATGGTGGACGGCATCTCGATCATCGTCTCCAACCTCCTGCTGCGAAGCGTCCTCTATCCGCTGTTCGTGCGCCTGTGGAAAAACGACCGGCGCGAATTCAAGCGCCTGGCCAACAATTCCGTGCGCTGGCTCATCGGCATCTCCATCCCCGTGATGTTCGTGCTTTTCATCGAATCCGACCGCCTCATCGGCCTGGTTTACGGCGGGGCCTACCACGACGCCATGTGGATGCAGAAATGGCTCGTCGGCACCATCATCTGCGGCTTCGTGCACAACCTCTCGGCCTACCTGATGATGAGCCAGGGCAAGCAGCGCCTGCTCCTGGTCATCTACATCGGCGGCCTGGCCGTGAACCTCGCCCTGTGCGCCACCCTCATCCCGACCGATCCGCTGCTCGGCACCTGCCTGGCCATGCTCCTGACCAAGGCGGCCGTGGCCGTGACCACCACGACCTACTGCCAGGCAACCATGCGCATCATCGACGTCAAATCCATGTGGCGCATCGCGGCGGCCTGCGCCGCGGGCGCGGGACTCTACTTCGCCACAGCGCCGCTCGGCATCCGGGAAATTCCCGAAGCCCTGGCCCTGGTCCCCTTCGTCTTCCTCATCCTGCGCTGGAAAAAGGAACTGGCCGCCCAGAAGGCCCAGGCCGGACTGGCGTAG
- a CDS encoding radical SAM protein, producing MSKRSSVALDTVIKQAIKVGRYPWMAGRLAAVEKEKIFFSALNPHAETGHARSIRQLSIRITDMCNLRCHTCGQWGDHGFLHGKNLKDLKKQEITPERYLALLEDLARNGHHPSVYLWGGEPTMYKGWLEIVERATELKMPTSIVTNATKLVPAADRLAAAPLFLLQISIDGHDAATHNAARPSASGGDNHKVIQEALAAVKEAKKAHKTKLPLVAALCTISSANVNHLVDIYEAYKDRVDIFVYYLSWWIDEKSAKAHDEDFARRFGFTPKLHWGWVGDWTIKDHETLDKQLAEVKRRSKGFGKPAVNIIPNITGLANLKEYYTNHEATFGYNQCISIYQAVELDSNGDMSPCRDYHDYIVGNVREHTITELWNSEAYRRFRASLHTEGLMPSCTRCCGLMGY from the coding sequence ATGAGCAAACGCAGCAGCGTCGCGCTTGACACCGTCATCAAACAGGCCATCAAGGTCGGCCGCTATCCCTGGATGGCCGGTCGCCTGGCGGCCGTGGAAAAAGAGAAGATTTTCTTTTCGGCGCTCAATCCCCACGCCGAAACCGGTCATGCCCGCAGCATCCGGCAGCTTTCCATCCGCATCACCGACATGTGCAACCTGCGCTGCCATACCTGCGGCCAGTGGGGCGACCACGGCTTTTTGCACGGGAAAAACCTCAAGGACCTAAAAAAGCAGGAAATCACGCCCGAGCGCTACTTGGCGCTGCTGGAAGACCTGGCCCGAAACGGCCACCACCCCTCGGTCTACCTTTGGGGCGGCGAGCCGACCATGTACAAGGGATGGCTGGAGATCGTGGAACGGGCCACGGAACTCAAAATGCCCACCTCCATCGTCACCAACGCCACCAAGCTGGTGCCCGCCGCCGACCGGCTGGCCGCGGCGCCGCTTTTTCTGCTCCAGATTTCCATCGACGGCCACGACGCCGCGACCCACAACGCCGCGCGTCCCTCGGCCTCGGGTGGCGACAACCACAAAGTGATCCAGGAGGCCCTGGCCGCAGTCAAGGAGGCCAAGAAGGCCCACAAGACCAAGCTGCCCCTGGTGGCCGCGCTGTGCACCATCTCGAGCGCCAACGTGAACCACCTGGTCGACATCTACGAGGCCTACAAGGACCGGGTCGACATCTTCGTCTACTATCTCTCCTGGTGGATCGACGAGAAGAGCGCCAAGGCCCACGACGAGGATTTCGCCCGGCGTTTCGGGTTCACGCCCAAGCTGCATTGGGGCTGGGTCGGCGATTGGACCATCAAGGACCACGAGACCCTCGACAAGCAGCTCGCCGAGGTCAAGCGCCGTTCCAAGGGGTTCGGCAAGCCCGCCGTCAACATCATCCCCAACATCACGGGCTTGGCCAACCTCAAGGAATACTACACCAATCACGAGGCCACCTTCGGCTACAACCAGTGCATCTCCATCTACCAGGCGGTGGAGCTCGATTCCAACGGCGACATGTCCCCCTGCCGCGACTACCACGATTACATCGTCGGCAACGTGCGCGAGCACACCATCACCGAGCTGTGGAACAGCGAGGCCTACCGCCGCTTCCGGGCGAGCCTGCACACCGAGGGACTCATGCCCTCGTGCACGCGCTGCTGCGGGTTGATGGGGTATTGA